The nucleotide sequence ACAATAACCCCCAGCTCACAATAACCCCCAGCTCACAATAACCCCCAGCTCATaagttaagtttacaccagtgTTGATTAAGAtaagatttgttttgaacaactgggccacGTGTTGAATATGCCATGTTTTCTTCTTACAGGGAGAATATAATGCACGCAGTCCTCCGCTATGAGAATAGGTTGGCTGTGCAGTTGCTTGAAAAGGCCTGCGCAGAAGTAAATGATTATTTGGTAAGTTGTTTGTGTGACCTAAACCGTAAGATCTTCCAAGGGCTAACATATCTTTTATTGCATGCAGTGACTATTTGATTGTCTCTGCTAATAAGTGCAACATAACTAACCATAATAACTAATAACATGAAAGagaaggtttttgagcttttcagTCAAATTGTTAAGTTGTGTGGCTGCATTTCTCTCCACGTTTTAACCCATTCCACTTTTCAGTCCGAGCGAAAACTTGACAcgttaaaaatgttcaaaatcagCGACCAGGTCCGAAAAGATTATAAAGATGATAAATTGGTGCATGTCGATCGTTATTCTAATGAACGCGTGGTCGAGGATATTTGGTAAGTGACCACCTTTCTTTAGTAGACTATCATAAAATCAAAAATAGCTGATGACCCCAAATCACCAGGCTTTATGTGAGATTTTGCCACTTTTAGATGATAAATGTAAGATGCTGGTGCTGGCCAATAAAGTAACCAAGTGAGAAGTAAAATTTCTGagataattaaaaaaaacctatgCCGAACATTTCTCTAATTCGAAAATGTTTCGACTTTTCAGCTTACGGATAGTAAAGGCTTTTCCAAAGGAAGACTCGCTTAATTCGGCCGCTAAGTTTGCTGTTCTTTATGTTCTAAACACATGTAAGTTATCCTCAAGGTTGTTTTAGTGTGACCAGagtgaaagagaaaaaaactgaGCTGTTTTTTGTGGTAACCTGTCCATACCATTGAATTCATCGCTGttcagagaaaaaaaacttttcaacTCCCCCAAACTCAAGTGAATAACGAAAGTCGTTATTATTTCAGGGACCTTTTTTGCCAACCAGAAATTccgttttgattttgatgtgaCTGGTGAGGTAGACAAGGATAACTTGTCTCAGACTGGCGAAGAAAGTCGCACGCTAGGGAATGAGAAGTTTAAGGAGAGCAGATTTGAGGAGGCCATTGGCCACTATAAGAGAGCTATCGAAGAAAAGTGAGTCTTAGACGAATCTTGGTCGTTACATGTTGGGTTCCGTTTCCTTAAAAAGCAACCTTATTTTAGGACACCCCTTAGTATTTGGTCCTACTCTGCCGCAATAAACAAGGCTGAAAGTAATCGGAAGGCTgtttattttgcaataaagacacaGTAAAGCATTTCATATTTCTAAAGCAGGAAATCCCAGGCTCCTGTGATGCAAATTTACACTGCTAAGATGTATTGCACATGCACTGAAAtgtgttcattgcaattcaactTTTTTGGCACATGAGCTTTCAGTTGGTGAAAAACTCGGGGAGAAATGCAGCCCTTTTTATAAACACGTGCGTTTGTTTTCACAGTTATATGATCAATTTATGATAAATTTTTTTCAGTCCTCATAGTCATGTTTATTATGGTAACCGAGCTCAGGCTTATTTGCGTCTGAAGAAGTTCACAGAAGCGGCATCAGATGGGAGGAGGGCCGTGTCGCTGAAACCTGATTGGATCAAGGTAACCACCATCATGTGTCCACTTTATTAGTACTTGGTCCTTGTTGCTTATCATACACTTTTGATCAGACCCCTTTCCACCTAGCACATTAGTAGGTCTCCCAGAAAAACTTTCAGACGGCTTGTTATGGCATTTCTTCAGTAATTGTAGTATTTTTTCTCGGTGATTCCCAGACAAAAATCATATAGTTCAGTCGTATTTAGTACCACAAGGCACATTTGACCTAATTCTGCCTGTGCGTCCCAAAAGGTTTAAATGCCATACATCTTTTGTAGCTGTGAGTGACCTGATTTTTTGGCCTCTGCCACCAAATGGGCTTTTCTAAAGAGCTTTGATCCACAATCGATTATGATTTATCTCTCTCTCCACTCCAGGGTTTGTATAGATATGCAGAGGCACTTTTCGAGTTAAAATTCTATGACGAGGCCCACAATATCAACAAGCAAGCAGCTGAGGTTCTGAAGCAAAGTggtgaaaatgtcaaagatCGTGACAAGGTGGAAAAACAAAGGGAGAGAATCAGGAAAATGATGACAGAGGACAAGGAAAATAAAGGTGTGTTGTTGTTGTGACACTTTCTGCTTGCTTTAGGTGGGATTAACCACAGCTGTGCTAGCATACACACGTGTCTTATCCTTCTCCATTGTTTTCCATGCAAGAACAGCTTGGTGCGAAAGACACCCAGCTTTTGTAGTTGCTGTCTTGTAATCCTGGTTACTCAATGAATCACTcgttgttttatttttcagttgagCCTATCAGCAACAAAATATTGGAGAAAATGAAGGAAGAGAATGGCAAGACAAAGTGAGTACAAGCAAAGACAATTAGGTGTTGTTCAGCCAGCTAGTTTTATGTCATGCTGTGAGTACAAGCCAAGACAATTAGGTGTTGTTCAGCCAGCTAGTTTTATGTCATGCTGTGAGTACAAGCCAAGACAATTAGGTGTTGTTCAGCCAGCTAGTTTTATGTCATGCTGTGAGTACAAGCCAAGACAATTAGGTGTTGTTCAGCCAGCTAGTTTTATGTCATGCTGTGAGTACAAGCAAAGACAATTAGGTGTTGTTCAGCCAGCTAGTTTTATGTCATGCTGTGAGTACAAGCCAAGACAATTAGGTGTTGTTCAGCCAGCTAGTTTTATGTCATGCTGTGAGTACAAGCCAAGACAATTAGGTGTTGTTCAGCCAGCTAGTTTTATGTCATGCTGTGAGTACAAGCCAAGACAATTAGGTGTTGTTCAGCCAGCTAGTTTTATGTCATGCTGTGAGTACAAGCAAAGACAATTAGGTGTTGTTCAGCCAGCTAGTTTTATGTCATGCTGGTACCAAGTCATTATAGTATTGACCAGAGTTGACTTCATACCAGCCAGAGGTGGCCACCGGAGCCAAATAAACCTAAACAAACAAGAATCGAAACAGCACATTATTGTTTATTGTGGCTCGCGATGGCTTACTCGGAGTGTGGCTGATACGAAGTTGCCTATATGGCCAGGGCGTCCGATAAGATTCTACCCGGCAAAAGAAATTGTCAGAGTTTTGTCAGGGAGTTGTAAGACGGAGTGAGATTTGATTCAATGTTGATGAATGTTCATCTGTACATTCTATTCTAAGCTTTTTATTGTACAGTTTTGAAATCTCCCAATAAGTCGTAGATAAAACACGActtattgtttattgttgtctttATTCAACGGTCTGTTATTTTCTAGAAAAACTGTTGAGAATGTCAAGAACACTGCAGACAAGgtgcagaagaaaaagaagatagaAATTGAGGTTTGTAGAAATGACTTGATATTATTATGTGTACTGTCGGGGGATTTTGACGCGGGAAGCACCTAAACTGCCATGATTTTACAGATCATTATTTCGTTGATTCAGTTGATCCAAGTGATTGGAGAAAGAAGTTCTCCAAAATCCTTTCATGGGATAGATAAGTTGAATACGTATTTTGATATACAACTTTTCTGTTTTCAGAGTGATGATGACATTCCTGCACTGGCGTCTGCAGAATCGTCGTCCGAGGATGACGACGTCACGATTCTCGACCGCGCTTCCGAGATCAAGCTCAATGATGAGTTGAAGGGTAGCAAGCCCCGGGATCATGATGAGTTTAGGATGCATGTAAGTCAGCAACTGATGGTATCGAAAAATGTCATATAACGCCGGAAGGTCCGACGCTTTTGAATCAACAGCTGGAGAAAAACACTGAATTTGAATCCACACCTCGGACATTTCAGTGTCCTGTCTTTTCATATTCACTGGTTTGTTTCCAGCAGGAGCTCCAGATGGAAAGACGGAGGAGAACTGAGAAAGTCATCATTGAAGACAAGAAGAAAAAGGAGGCAGAAAGGCGTGAGAAGATCCCGGTGGGAATGATCAGGAAGGAGAAAGAGAAGGAGCGGGAACTGGCTGAGGCGAATAAGAAAGTGGCACCGGAGAAAAAGAAGGGGGTAGGTTGATCATATTATGAGTTTTATTGCAATAGGAGGTATATCTGTCTGAAGTACATTCGAACCTCCCGTAGTGGACACCGctgtatcaaggacactagttttgaaccCAAATtgattcagtttgacctctgtattcAAGTCGCCTCTCTATACAGGACACCACTTGTCATCCCtgatggtgtccttgatagagaggttctactttgtGCCCTTCCTTTTGTAGCCTTTGAAAACTGGGACGTGTGCAAATCCGGTGAAACTTCAGAAGAGTAGTCGCGTAAATGGAACAGACGCACTCCAGAGTGTCAAGAAGAAAGACATCGAGAAGTTGAAGAATCTGATGGGAATGGGAAGCCAGGCGTTGCTCACCTTGCGGAGTCGGAATGCCATTGACCACTATACAGAGGCACTGGACTTCATCATGAGCAAGAATCTGACAGTAAGTTTGAACAATCTTTTGAGTCCCGATCTTGAGGTGGACGGCATTAGTTGATGGCCTGATGTTCAaaaatttgtgacccgctctaccaaaactaggcgcttgtcgcatctgaacttgacaggttgatacggacttgttgtttatttccctattgtagaccttttgtgaaatgtgaccaaatcagtttgtaatagatttcacaaaaggtctacgatagggaaatgaacaacaagtccgtatcaagctgtcaagttcagatgcgacaagcgcctagttttggtagagcgagtcacatttttgGTTTTCCACTCCACAAACAGGTTATTGCTAACAGCGACACTGTCCCTGATTGTTTCTCTGTGTCCTCTAGTATTTCAGTTTGGACATCCTTGACATGATGATACTGAAATATGCCCACGGGGTGGCACTCTTGGAAGCAGGCACGCTTCAGGTAAGTTACAGAACTTCattactgtaaacccctttatttttttTTTGTGATGGGAGTACAATCACAATTCACATACTTCAGTGGCCAGAATATGACTTTTTCAAAGTAACAAACAACACTTTTATCGTTTGCGTGCGAAAACATGACAAATATTGTTATGCCTGACTCGTCCAAGCTGAGCCAGGGGACACACCGCATGTGAAGACTAAGGGTTGATTATGTAACTGCTGAAACCGATCTACCTTAGCTTcatgttacatacatgtatatttagcaTTAGCATTGACTGGAGTGGTAATTACCATGCATAACAAACGCAGTCATGAACTCATCATTTATAGCTTATCACTTCCATATAGAGAAACAACATCCTCACTTACTGGTCATCATAGCAACAAAGAATTGAAGCCAATGGAAATAAAGTAGATATTTTACACCCTTGTCAGATTATTATGTATGCTATCGTAAATCCTGACATGCATTGTTATTTTTTCCAAATTATCGAATTTTTCAAAACTTGTCTGTTGCTTTATGTGACCGTCTGGTTTTTCAGGGCAGTGTTTACGAATCTGTATGTGAGGATTGTCTTTCCTGTTGTTGTGGTGATCAGTTTGAACAGATTGTGTGGTGTCCATTTATTgtaatacctacatgtatgacgtTTCTGTGCGTGTGGGATACCTGGAACTCTCGAAATTCTGATGAATTATTTTCATGGGCGAATCAGGATGAGCAAACAGTGTAAAGGCATTTTCAAACAGGAGGTTTTCCCAATTGTTGCCTTATCCAATGAATTTCAACATACATTTGTGTTGCAGCGCATCCTTGACGGTATAGCCGCGTTTGAAGCTCTCCTCAAAGACTACCCGAAACGGTCATTCCCATTGGCTTATCATGGTATTGGAAGAGGTTACATTAAACAGAATAGGTAGGTAAATCAGAAAAGTGTATGCCGTTATATTTTAAAACTGAAAATCTTACTCAACCCCAGTCAACTTCAAACTTCTGTTTTCAGTGCTGCCAATTGCAATGAACTTAGGTTAGATGATGCCATTAAAAGGGACACTGACAAAGATTAGTTTCTTTCTTTATccagctcaaaattgattcattaCCGAAGGAATTTGATTTGATGCCATGAGTTTTCCACAATTTTCAGATATCACGATGCAATTGAGCACCTCGACCATGGCTTGGCCATCGTCAAGAAGAATCTGAACCTTACCGTGCTGACATGGCCAGGGAGCTGTGAGGTGATGAAAGAGACGCCACCAGGCATGATGAAGGAATCATTCGAAGATTTGCTCTACTTGTGCCGCTACCCGCCTCACCCGGATGCCGTGTGCTTCTATACGGACTGCCATGGCTTCTACAAGAAAGAGATCTACTTCACCGACCCAGACTTCCAGGTTAGAATTTACTTTTGAGGAATGAGTTTACAATCCTCGATCATGGCAggttcataatcaggaggtcaatGGTTCGACTCACTGAATGATTACCACTGTTATgcctgtgtccttgagcaaaacTCTCAACCCAAAATTGCTTTTCCTTCGAGTGACTCAAAACTGAGGCCCCTTGTAACTGATGTCTATGCCAAGGCAAGCAAAACACTAATTGCCTTTATTGCCATACTCATTATTTTTCAGGGCTTTGTTCGTACCGTCTGCTATGCCAAATGTATGATAGACTTTCACATCACCTGCTGGAAGAAGTTCCGTACGGCGGCCGAGGACCGGCATTCGGAGAAAGATTACCTTGAGAGGCCGTGTTTTACTCCCGACTGCTATGCTTGTATCGTCAAGGTCCTCATATATGACAAGGATGGCTTGGCAAAGAAAGAGGTAATATATGGAAATATGTTATAAAGCTAGGGATTGACATAACTTTAGAGACTAAGGCCAGTTTTCTAAACAAGTTGAATTCCAACTCAACTGGCCTTTACAATGAGTGCCTTAAAAATCTATTCCCAGGGATGTGATTTCCGCTTTTTAAAAGAGGTTTATTTCAACAACAAAATGGGAAGATCTTTGTCTCGGTACCCCAAAAATAAGCAGTTTTGAGGCATATTTTTGCAAGTAAGGGCAACAAATTGAGCCCAAATATTTCTATGCAAATAGCCCTGTTTATATTGAGTTTGTTTTACCTCGAAGATTACGAGTGAAATCGACCACCGTCATAAAAAAGGCGGGAACAAGCCGAAAGTAAGACGGGAATTAACAAACGAGAAGAAAATAAAACGGAAAGAGGAGAAGAAAGCGCTCCGGATACAACGGAAAATGGAAGCCAAGGCAAGAGAAGAGGAGGAGCATGAAGAAGACATTCTCGAAGAGCTGGAGCGTCGGTTCGATGAGAGGCAGACTGAGGAGTCTGCATCAGGGACAACAGAGGATGTCGATAGTCGCAGTCATACAAGTGAGTGTTCCTACTTcagatttttttcccttctGACTTCCGAGTGTAGTTTGGATGGACTTTGTTGAAGATATGGTACTGATTGTTGTTCTCTTTTGCAGCAGGTGGGGGTGTCGCTGAAGAGGATCCTCTGCCCAAAGAGAAGGATATGATGGTCCTCAAGAAAGAACTGAGTCCCGGAGAAAAATACAAAGTCGTCACGGCAAAGAAggtgaagaggaagaagaaggacAAGACAAAAACAACGTTATCCCTGGATGAATTTGTTAATGTTGGGAGGGACAATGCACAGGAAGAGTAAGTAACCCCATAAAgtggcggtttggggttccgcccaTCGGGACGAGCTGCGCTCACACTGGAGCCACATGGCCTTTTAGGAGTATCAACAAGGGGGAGAAAGGCACTTTAATGTTCACCTTCCCCTTTTCTTTGTCAGTGATGACTATTGCATGGCAAAACATTTCCTACTTCCAGCTGTCTCCTCTTGCTGCTAAAATTCTTTGATAGGCCCTGTTCTTCTTCTTGCAGTGATGATGAGTATGACCCTGACAAGCCATTTTCTGTCCCATCCCAACTACGGCCAGAGATCGAAGCGTTTGAGAACTGCCACTTTGGCAATGGGGCTGGTGACTGTTCTGTTGCCCTCACCCCAGCTGAGGAGGAGATAGTAGCAAATCTTTACTCGTAAGTATTTCAAAgaggtacaccgttcgtaattactggtggtccaagaAAATTTTGATCGAAATCATTAAAAGTCTGGTGATCTATTATGCTAAATGTGTTTTAGCGCTATTTCTAAGCTCAGTCTTTCTTGATATCTAGGTTCTTTGAAGACCATCTGAAGGCCACAGGACCAGTCTATCTTCATGACCAGACCCTGGCACTTGTAATGGAGGATTTTCCACCAGAGGCAAAGGACGTTATACGCAAATACGATTCATTGTCAAACTTTCTgcttcaaaatttaaaatttgcaaTGATGGACGAACACTTGTGTCTTCTGAAGGATTCTGCCAAAGCGAAAAAAATGGCAGTGGAAAAAAGACAGCAAGGGACTATTAAGTATCAGTCTTATTCCCAAAGTGTTAGTGCAAATAGTGATGTGCCTGGTGGTCCAGTGATTCATAGCACAGGGACTTCATTGAATCCGACAGCCATGGAGTTTAGTCCATCAGGCACAGCTTTGAATTCAGACAATTCGGAAAGGACGCGTCATGGTGATTTGTGTGATTTTGACTTGCCACTGGCGCCTCCTCTTGGAAAGACAAAACAGCGGAAATATTCAGAGGATGAGTTTCCGACGTTAGGTGACGGTGGAATGATTCACTCAGTTAGATCGGACAGTGCATCGCGAGCCTCGTTGTCAGATTCTCTGTCGTCGTCATGTGACGATATGAAAGGGGATGTGTTGGACTCCAAAAGTGGTAATGGTGACTACCAGACTAGAGGTGGTGCTATGGAAGTGCCCCCTTTCCTATCTGGGCCGCCTGGGGCTGCAAAGAAAAAGCAGCCACAAACTCCGCGTAGTGGTTCATTAGATAAGGTCCCGCCGTTCTTGTCGGGACCTCCTCTGGCACGGAATGCTGCTGGGTCACCCAGAATGGGGTCACCGAAGCGGGTGTCGCCAAGACCTCCGGAGAAAATGGAGCGTAAACGTAGTATTGCCGACGACTTCAAGCGTCAAGTTCTAGAAAAACTGCAAAAAGAGAAAATGGACTCGAGCAATGCTTTTGGCAGAGAGGATGACTTTGGTGTGGACGCTAGCAGTGAGATTCCGCCTTCGGCTTTTGGCAACAGGGAGGAGGACTTGGCTGAAACGTATCAGTCAGATTCAGAGAATAGTTTGGACGATTTAGACGGTGTTGACGACGTCGTCGTCAGGGCAACTGATACGCAGAAACTTGATGGTGAGGACTATGATGCGAATTTGGACGCGGATTTGAATAAGACGTTTGAGAAGGCGGTGGGGAAAGGCCGTAGTGCGTCGAAGACGATCTTTGATCAGGCACCAGGGGTCTCTCATGATCCGTCAATGTACAGTTGGAATGTCAAGGAGATGAACATTGTGACAAGTCGTGCTCCTGGAGGTAACCAGAACAATATCAGAAAGCCTGAAAATGACTCTGATAGCCTCTCTCATAAAATGCAGTTGGCAAGAAAGGCATGGTCTACTGCTGATCAACCTGGAGCCGGAGAGTACTGCAGCTTCCCCTCTGTTCATGCTGGGCCTGGTTTCGGTGGCTCGCCTTTTGAAATCCCGACAAGTGCGTCATTCTCGAGAGAAACTGACACAAACACAGCGGACAAATTTAACAGCAATATGGGATTAGATGACATAGACGATTCGAATatgctttatgaaattttggattCAAATGGGGATGATAAACATTTGGATAATTCTTCAAGACACAGTGATTCTTTTACATCAGATGTTAATATTTCCACGGAAAAAGATATTGACCAAATGGATGAGGATTTTGTGCACGAATTTTCATCTTCTGTCATGGACGGTTTGAAGCGTCATTCTGCTTTTGCGGATAATGGCAATCTCGCAGATTTGGTGCGCTCGACGATCGAGAAAGACTTACAGCGGTGCGCCGTATCGAAAGCCCTGAACTCGGCAATGGGGACTCATTTTAGCGGGAGTAATTCTGGGAGCACGGCCATCAACAAAGACTTCTTGCGCAAACCAGCTATCCTCTGTCGTAGCATTGCTGTTCAGAGTGAACCATTGACTCGATGTCTCGAGCGTGAAGTTCAGACAGACCCGTATGAGCCGTACAAGTTGGAACGTGACGCCCTCCAACAGCAAGTTGGTGAACTAGACCAGATGTTGGCACAAATGAAGAATGTATGCAACCAGCAGAGACTGAGATATGGGGAGCTCAAGGATAGCTATGAGGTAACCTTTCTTTCAGAGATTGTTAATGAGTTTATcaaagttaaagggaactgaaaccgccaagccagttcgtatgacctcgttttcatttcccgcgtatcgggtgatcagaacgaggcatgaatgaaacatggcgcctagctgtcaatcattgagtgacgtcactactatggaatttactacgaaaactcatgaatgaaagatcgcatgactcacgtgattctcacatgattctcaataataacaaattgaactgcgcatgctcgggcactggggacggagctacaaatctgaactcgaataggaagttggaagtttgactttcttgggcggtgaaagtcgaaaagtcgAATAAATCCAGTTCCCTAAGAGCTAATTCTTCTGACCATTTAGTGTGGAAATGTTGATGGTATGAGTGAGCCAAAGTGAAAGCTTAAGAGAGCGTGTTATGACTTGGAAACAAACAAGTTTGG is from Lineus longissimus chromosome 18, tnLinLong1.2, whole genome shotgun sequence and encodes:
- the LOC135502068 gene encoding uncharacterized protein LOC135502068 isoform X4; the encoded protein is MKKFLNIVNDRKKGIEDSYENFIQGWTESRSKLKKMSELSDEDPPALVSTDEEEDIPLKKKPMIGPEIPAALKRDAEVAKDLSDYIKRKDCMKQVTDSLRILVVDPFLFGTDNTTKKYNKAWIAAASQKFGFPQSGENIMHAVLRYENRLAVQLLEKACAEVNDYLSERKLDTLKMFKISDQVRKDYKDDKLVHVDRYSNERVVEDICLRIVKAFPKEDSLNSAAKFAVLYVLNTWTFFANQKFRFDFDVTGEVDKDNLSQTGEESRTLGNEKFKESRFEEAIGHYKRAIEENPHSHVYYGNRAQAYLRLKKFTEAASDGRRAVSLKPDWIKGLYRYAEALFELKFYDEAHNINKQAAEVLKQSGENVKDRDKVEKQRERIRKMMTEDKENKVEPISNKILEKMKEENGKTKKTVENVKNTADKVQKKKKIEIESDDDIPALASAESSSEDDDVTILDRASEIKLNDELKGSKPRDHDEFRMHQELQMERRRRTEKVIIEDKKKKEAERREKIPVGMIRKEKEKERELAEANKKVAPEKKKGPLKTGTCANPVKLQKSSRVNGTDALQSVKKKDIEKLKNLMGMGSQALLTLRSRNAIDHYTEALDFIMSKNLTYFSLDILDMMILKYAHGVALLEAGTLQRILDGIAAFEALLKDYPKRSFPLAYHGIGRGYIKQNRYHDAIEHLDHGLAIVKKNLNLTVLTWPGSCEVMKETPPGMMKESFEDLLYLCRYPPHPDAVCFYTDCHGFYKKEIYFTDPDFQGFVRTVCYAKCMIDFHITCWKKFRTAAEDRHSEKDYLERPCFTPDCYACIVKVLIYDKDGLAKKEITSEIDHRHKKGGNKPKVRRELTNEKKIKRKEEKKALRIQRKMEAKAREEEEHEEDILEELERRFDERQTEESASGTTEDVDSRSHTTGGGVAEEDPLPKEKDMMVLKKELSPGEKYKVVTAKKVKRKKKDKTKTTLSLDEFVNVGRDNAQEDDDEYDPDKPFSVPSQLRPEIEAFENCHFGNGAGDCSVALTPAEEEIVANLYSFFEDHLKATGPVYLHDQTLALVMEDFPPEAKDVIRKYDSLSNFLLQNLKFAMMDEHLCLLKDSAKAKKMAVEKRQQGTIKYQSYSQSVSANSDVPGGPVIHSTGTSLNPTAMEFSPSGTALNSDNSERTRHGDLCDFDLPLAPPLGKTKQRKYSEDEFPTLGDGGMIHSVRSDSASRASLSDSLSSSCDDMKGDVLDSKSGNGDYQTRGGAMEVPPFLSGPPGAAKKKQPQTPRSGSLDKVPPFLSGPPLARNAAGSPRMGSPKRVSPRPPEKMERKRSIADDFKRQVLEKLQKEKMDSSNAFGREDDFGVDASSEIPPSAFGNREEDLAETYQSDSENSLDDLDGVDDVVVRATDTQKLDGEDYDANLDADLNKTFEKAVGKGRSASKTIFDQAPGVSHDPSMYSWNVKEMNIVTSRAPGGNQNNIRKPENDSDSLSHKMQLARKAWSTADQPGAGEYCSFPSVHAGPGFGGSPFEIPTSASFSRETDTNTADKFNSNMGLDDIDDSNMLYEILDSNGDDKHLDNSSRHSDSFTSDVNISTEKDIDQMDEDFVHEFSSSVMDGLKRHSAFADNGNLADLVRSTIEKDLQRCAVSKALNSAMGTHFSGSNSGSTAINKDFLRKPAILCRSIAVQSEPLTRCLEREVQTDPYEPYKLERDALQQQVGELDQMLAQMKNVCNQQRLRYGELKDSYEDAKKHLVNLNSLNSENEHEKLQLKHECHNAQEEIRRIKEQLHQSQAQEQSILMRMNEQQQTMNDITQQKQEEVERMTAERNLHINIIRQLETNVQQTVATARAAEVELLEFKLDIGMQLMDKHMKDADHYFTNLQAVVKKFEDGNHPIPQQLLTSVEQWQKTKDLIRETAQNCTQSFQEQIQSVKEGTMLASLPKLDLPRAPPPPDQLPLHILRPPMGIQFNPGQAPGQQQMSPTELRNSPSPTTQLLGPVPQSLPSFAQMPKQPPGMQAGGRPGAPPGGRPPNQGPVPSGNLQQAQAQQEQSPTTLFPPQLKPTATVNQTGAYSSAAKVLYRDAGLKRPPGFQGPSAGPPGMGLPSQPPLGGPGAAQGPPSLAPPKKTAAPKNSFEKIMVNLAKMFPNYKRQQLMGFVQKLRTVRSGSLTGMTLDDIIFEVANMILENNPGAVSSVKVGQGGASGLATFNDSGSSSPSSGLSGNQTPISIFEDEDPCVICHEEMTPGTFVSLDCHHVFHDECIRKWLQEQRTCPTCRKYALLSDEFPSLG
- the LOC135502068 gene encoding uncharacterized protein LOC135502068 isoform X3 is translated as MQMMNNHFACTFESRIDCSITDPEIQIGRKRIQKETGCDQFSNDSRVGIMSWNDASESRSKLKKMSELSDEDPPALVSTDEEEDIPLKKKPMIGPEIPAALKRDAEVAKDLSDYIKRKDCMKQVTDSLRILVVDPFLFGTDNTTKKYNKAWIAAASQKFGFPQSGENIMHAVLRYENRLAVQLLEKACAEVNDYLSERKLDTLKMFKISDQVRKDYKDDKLVHVDRYSNERVVEDICLRIVKAFPKEDSLNSAAKFAVLYVLNTWTFFANQKFRFDFDVTGEVDKDNLSQTGEESRTLGNEKFKESRFEEAIGHYKRAIEENPHSHVYYGNRAQAYLRLKKFTEAASDGRRAVSLKPDWIKGLYRYAEALFELKFYDEAHNINKQAAEVLKQSGENVKDRDKVEKQRERIRKMMTEDKENKVEPISNKILEKMKEENGKTKKTVENVKNTADKVQKKKKIEIESDDDIPALASAESSSEDDDVTILDRASEIKLNDELKGSKPRDHDEFRMHQELQMERRRRTEKVIIEDKKKKEAERREKIPVGMIRKEKEKERELAEANKKVAPEKKKGPLKTGTCANPVKLQKSSRVNGTDALQSVKKKDIEKLKNLMGMGSQALLTLRSRNAIDHYTEALDFIMSKNLTYFSLDILDMMILKYAHGVALLEAGTLQRILDGIAAFEALLKDYPKRSFPLAYHGIGRGYIKQNRYHDAIEHLDHGLAIVKKNLNLTVLTWPGSCEVMKETPPGMMKESFEDLLYLCRYPPHPDAVCFYTDCHGFYKKEIYFTDPDFQGFVRTVCYAKCMIDFHITCWKKFRTAAEDRHSEKDYLERPCFTPDCYACIVKVLIYDKDGLAKKEITSEIDHRHKKGGNKPKVRRELTNEKKIKRKEEKKALRIQRKMEAKAREEEEHEEDILEELERRFDERQTEESASGTTEDVDSRSHTTGGGVAEEDPLPKEKDMMVLKKELSPGEKYKVVTAKKVKRKKKDKTKTTLSLDEFVNVGRDNAQEDDDEYDPDKPFSVPSQLRPEIEAFENCHFGNGAGDCSVALTPAEEEIVANLYSFFEDHLKATGPVYLHDQTLALVMEDFPPEAKDVIRKYDSLSNFLLQNLKFAMMDEHLCLLKDSAKAKKMAVEKRQQGTIKYQSYSQSVSANSDVPGGPVIHSTGTSLNPTAMEFSPSGTALNSDNSERTRHGDLCDFDLPLAPPLGKTKQRKYSEDEFPTLGDGGMIHSVRSDSASRASLSDSLSSSCDDMKGDVLDSKSGNGDYQTRGGAMEVPPFLSGPPGAAKKKQPQTPRSGSLDKVPPFLSGPPLARNAAGSPRMGSPKRVSPRPPEKMERKRSIADDFKRQVLEKLQKEKMDSSNAFGREDDFGVDASSEIPPSAFGNREEDLAETYQSDSENSLDDLDGVDDVVVRATDTQKLDGEDYDANLDADLNKTFEKAVGKGRSASKTIFDQAPGVSHDPSMYSWNVKEMNIVTSRAPGGNQNNIRKPENDSDSLSHKMQLARKAWSTADQPGAGEYCSFPSVHAGPGFGGSPFEIPTSASFSRETDTNTADKFNSNMGLDDIDDSNMLYEILDSNGDDKHLDNSSRHSDSFTSDVNISTEKDIDQMDEDFVHEFSSSVMDGLKRHSAFADNGNLADLVRSTIEKDLQRCAVSKALNSAMGTHFSGSNSGSTAINKDFLRKPAILCRSIAVQSEPLTRCLEREVQTDPYEPYKLERDALQQQVGELDQMLAQMKNVCNQQRLRYGELKDSYEDAKKHLVNLNSLNSENEHEKLQLKHECHNAQEEIRRIKEQLHQSQAQEQSILMRMNEQQQTMNDITQQKQEEVERMTAERNLHINIIRQLETNVQQTVATARAAEVELLEFKLDIGMQLMDKHMKDADHYFTNLQAVVKKFEDGNHPIPQQLLTSVEQWQKTKDLIRETAQNCTQSFQEQIQSVKEGTMLASLPKLDLPRAPPPPDQLPLHILRPPMGIQFNPGQAPGQQQMSPTELRNSPSPTTQLLGPVPQSLPSFAQMPKQPPGMQAGGRPGAPPGGRPPNQGPVPSGNLQQAQAQQEQSPTTLFPPQLKPTATVNQTGAYSSAAKVLYRDAGLKRPPGFQGPSAGPPGMGLPSQPPLGGPGAAQGPPSLAPPKKTAAPKNSFEKIMVNLAKMFPNYKRQQLMGFVQKLRTVRSGSLTGMTLDDIIFEVANMILENNPGAVSSVKGQGGASGLATFNDSGSSSPSSGLSGNQTPISIFEDEDPCVICHEEMTPGTFVSLDCHHVFHDECIRKWLQEQRTCPTCRKYALLSDEFPSLG